The DNA region TAATTAAATATTTTGGCCCAAGATTCGATAAAATCTTAAGTAAATCATTTTCAATTACTTTGAGAGGCCTAAGTGAAGACATTAAAAATTCTAATTGCTGAAGACGAATCGATGCTAAGTGAGTTTTATCAAGAATTTTTAGAAGATTACTTCTCTCAATTTTTTGAAATACAATTTGATATTTACGATAACGGAATGGAGGCCCTTAATACTTCATTCAACGAAAAATATGATCTCATCATTAGTGATGTAAACATGCCTTATATGAACGGTCTCGACTTCACAAAGAAATTAAAGTCCGCTTCAAACCCTAATTCAGAGACACCACTGATCCTCATCACAGCTGTCCCTCAGGCGCTCAACTTTACTCAAGACAATCTTTGTTATGTCATGAAAAAGCCTATGGATCCGAGCCGTTTTGAAAAAGTTTGTAAAATTATTCTTGCTGAGGATATCAAAGCAGCTCAAAAAGCTGCTTAATCCAGGGACAAACTGCGCCCCATAGTCAAGAAATCTCGCAAAAAGTAAATTTGTTTTCTTACAAATTATTACAAACAGCGCCTTTTTTTGAAAATATCACCACCTCTCCTAGTCTTATGGTCAGCTCTTTTCTATTTTGAACTTAAGCAACCAAAAAGGAGAGACCACATGATGAAAGCATTAGTAACAGGAATCGTTTTAGCAGCTTCAACATACGCAAGTGCTAATTGTACAGCTAGACTAGAGTCGAGAACAGGTGCAGTAATCGACACATATAGAGCTTATAATTGTCGTGACGCTAAAAGAGAATGTAACAGAGATCTTGCAAGAAGGAGCAGGAGGGGTACAGATAGAGGCCTAAGGTGTGTTTCAAATGGCGATTACAACCCATATCCAACTCCATCACTTGATTACTGTACAGTTAATTTAAGAAGAGGAAATGGAAATATTATTGATTCTTTCATCGGTGAAGCCTACTCACAAAGAGAAGCTTGTCGTGAAGCGCAAAGAGAATGTGAAAGAGACCTAGATCGTAGACAGAGAAATGGAAGAAATCCAAGAGCATACTGTGACGGTAACGGAAGAGATAATGGTAACCCTGACTACGGTCAACGTGTTACAAGAACTTGTACTGTAGAGAGATACAACTACAGAACAGGAAGATTTGTTGATTATCACACTGCAACAGTTACTGGTAGACGTGGAACTGGTGTTGAGGCCAAGGCCTGTCAAGAAGCTCTTCAAGACTGTAACTACTCTTCAGGGTTTTACCAAAGCTGTCGTCAACTTTAATAACAAGACGCGACATACTCAGACAACACTTATATCATCTAAGGGCCCAAACTGGGCCCTTTTTCAATTCTTACCAATGTGTATTTAACGTGATAATTTAGTTAAAAATACAAAAACGGAGTAAGAATGCTTACAACAGATTTCAAAAAAAGAAGAGAAACACTCAATGATATGATCGCCAAAGGAATCGCCATTATTCCTTCAGCAGAGTTAGTGACAAAAAGTAACGATACAGAATTTCCTTTTCGCCAAAATAGTAATTTCAAATATCTTACAGGATACCCTGAGCACGATGCCATTTTAGTACTCACAACTTATCCAGAAAAAAAACAGATCCTCTTTGTCAGAGAGCGCGATCCTTTTATGGAAATGTGGACCGGACGAATCATAGGCCCTGAACGTGCTCTAGAGATGACGGAAGTTGATGAGACCTACCCGATCAATGAATTTGAAAAGCGCATTGGCGACTACCTCGTTGGTCATGAGTCTCTCTATATGGATATGTTTGATAACACGGACCTCTTTATGAACGTTCGCAAAGTTTGTCAGGGGCTCTTTAAAAAGAAGAGAACAAAAGAAACGGCACCTCCACTTAATTTCTTTCATCTTAATCCATTCATTGAAAAAATGCGCTTAATCAAAGATCAAACAGAAGTGCAATTTATGAAGCTTGCGATGGAAGCAACAAACAAGGCCCATCGTGCGGCCATGGCCTTTGCAGCACCTGGAAAAACAGAAAAGCAGGTCGAGGCCTTAATGCAATATATATTCAATAAAGACCGCTCAGAAGGAAATGCCTACGACAACATTGTCGCCGGTGGCGATAATGCCAATATTCTTCACTATATTGAAAATAATCAAGAGCTAAATGATGGTGATCTTCTGCTTATCGATGCAGGGAGTGAGCTTAACCTTTATGCTACAGACATCACCAGAACCTTCCCTATCAATGGAACATTCACTGGTATGCAAAAAGAAGTGTACTCAATTGTCCTTGAAGCGCAAAAAGCATCACTTGCAAAGTCAAAGATTGGTTCATCACTAAAGACAATTCACGAGCAGTCTTGTCGTGTTTTAGCGCAAGGTCTTATTGACTTAAAAGTCCTCGATCAAACACTTGAACAAGCACTAGAGACACAAAGCTTTAGAGAGTTCTATCCACACGGAACAGGGCACTGGCTCGGACTTGATGTCCATGATCAAAACCCTTACCAAACAGATGAATTTGAAGAAACGAAATTCGAGCAAGGAGTCATCTTCACAGTCGAGCCAGGTCTCTATTTTCCTAAATCTAACGCAAAAATTCCAAGTGAATTGCGCGGAATTGGTGTTAGAATAGAAGATAATATTCTTATCACAGATAAGGGTTACGAGAACCTTTCAAGCATGATCCCTAAAGAGATTAAAGATGTTGAACTCGCTTGCAAGGAAGATTATCGCGACTTCATTCTATAATTGTTTTGGTGGTGAGAAACTTAAGGGAGATTGCATTGAAATATTTTATCTCATTTTTTCTACTTCTAAGCATACAGGCGAGTGCTCAGTACTATAAAGTACGTCACCAAAGCTGCAACTTAAAAGTCTATGAAAAAACAAAC from Halobacteriovorax sp. GB3 includes:
- a CDS encoding aminopeptidase P N-terminal domain-containing protein, coding for MLTTDFKKRRETLNDMIAKGIAIIPSAELVTKSNDTEFPFRQNSNFKYLTGYPEHDAILVLTTYPEKKQILFVRERDPFMEMWTGRIIGPERALEMTEVDETYPINEFEKRIGDYLVGHESLYMDMFDNTDLFMNVRKVCQGLFKKKRTKETAPPLNFFHLNPFIEKMRLIKDQTEVQFMKLAMEATNKAHRAAMAFAAPGKTEKQVEALMQYIFNKDRSEGNAYDNIVAGGDNANILHYIENNQELNDGDLLLIDAGSELNLYATDITRTFPINGTFTGMQKEVYSIVLEAQKASLAKSKIGSSLKTIHEQSCRVLAQGLIDLKVLDQTLEQALETQSFREFYPHGTGHWLGLDVHDQNPYQTDEFEETKFEQGVIFTVEPGLYFPKSNAKIPSELRGIGVRIEDNILITDKGYENLSSMIPKEIKDVELACKEDYRDFIL
- a CDS encoding response regulator: MKTLKILIAEDESMLSEFYQEFLEDYFSQFFEIQFDIYDNGMEALNTSFNEKYDLIISDVNMPYMNGLDFTKKLKSASNPNSETPLILITAVPQALNFTQDNLCYVMKKPMDPSRFEKVCKIILAEDIKAAQKAA